The following are encoded together in the Daphnia magna isolate NIES linkage group LG8, ASM2063170v1.1, whole genome shotgun sequence genome:
- the LOC123466390 gene encoding uncharacterized protein LOC123466390 isoform X1, producing the protein MPQSHDIICSELFCHLTRTSMKFTIACLLVLAVATQAQYFGNYGKGLGGYSAYYGGYYPYTGVVRAAAILAAYPAAYGYPSFSASQYHAQDELGQARFGYAHPGQAATNIQDAFGNQVGSYAYFNPEGKEVRVSYTADSRGFRVLSNDLPVAPVSNLVAPVQVQDTPEVARAKVEHAAAVTAAKSGVVPAAPVAAAVALPAPVKDTPEVAAAKAQFAIKYAEAKAAATPAAPVRAKRQILSYGAAPFAYSYPGYNYPGYTAAPFAYKYAAPAAVAAPAVPVRDATLTKTVLIPGHAVAYRVD; encoded by the exons ATGCCACAGTCACACGATATCATCTGTTCAGAGCTCTTCTGTCACCTTACGAGAACATCAATGAAGTTTACA ATTGCTTGCCTGTTGGTGTTGGCTGTTGCCACCCAAGCTCAATACTTTGGCAACTACGGAAAAGGTCTCGGTGGATATAGCGCATACTACGGAGGATACTACCCCTACACCGGTGTTGTTCGCGCTGCTGCCATCCTCGCTGCCTACCCCGCTGCTTATGGTTACCCATCTTTCTCCGCCAGCCAGTACCACGCACAGGATGAGCTCGGCCAGGCCCGTTTCGGCTATGCCCACCCAGGACAGGCCGCTACCAACATTCAAGATGCTTTCGGCAACCAAGTCGGAAGCTACGCTTACTTCAACCCAGAGGGTAAAGAGGTCCGCGTTTCTTACACCGCCGATTCCCGAGGCTTCCGCGTCCTCTCAAACGACCTGCCCGTTGCCCCAGTCTCCAACTTGGTAGCCCCCGTTCAGGTCCAGGACACCCCCGAAGTTGCCCGAGCCAAGGTTGAACATGCTGCCGCTGTTACTGCCGCCAAGTCTGGAGTCGTCCCTGCTGCCCCCGTTGCTGCCGCTGTTGCCCTTCCAGCTCCAGTTAAGGACACACCCGAGGTAGCCGCTGCCAAGGCGCAATTCGCCATTAAATACGCCGAGGCCAAAGCTGCCGCTACTCCGGCTGCTCCAGTCCGCGCTAAACGCCAGATCCTGAGCTACGGTGCCGCTCCATTCGCTTACAGCTACCCCGGTTACAACTACCCCGGCTACACCGCTGCTCCTTTCGCTTACAAATACGCCGCTCCCGCTGCAGTGGCTGCTCCCGCAGTGCCCGTCCGTGATGCCACTCTGACCAAGACCGTCCTCATCCCCGGACATGCAGTTGCTTACCGCGTCGATTAA
- the LOC116929162 gene encoding cell wall protein DAN4, with amino-acid sequence MSLYQAKTMQILFKLNCVILFATSLVLLPTLLAASLWKTHVRQRNGQAANDVANTRDDYYAEQQNQVVYLDDIVDNSHAELKVKHKESYVKPSRYGSSAYQQSVADTSQHHADYASDVDYTPTIAIRITMVISLIVTKKSKASIILGSIGLALSKLGLISFSSIATSTDTTTTSTTSTTSTTTPSTTTPTTTTPTTTTPTTTTTTSTTTTTTTTTTTTTTMMPMTCATQVSDATGSYKTIRTPGTQVEQCLSITVATGSRIQMTCTSINVSTGTYVTILDQSGTSIVANPPILNTAYTTADNTLIIKSLASSANADQLCCDWVTV; translated from the exons ATGTCATTGTATCAGGCCAAAACGATGCAAATTCTCTTCAAACTCAACTGTGTCATCCTTTTTGCAACTTCGTTG GTTTTGTTGCCCACTCTGTTGGCGGCTTCGTTATGGAAAACGCATGTGAGACAGAGAAACGGTCAAGCTGCAAACGACGTCGCAAATACAAGGGACGATTACTACGCTGAACAGCAAAATCAAGtcgtttatcttgacgacaTTGTCGACAATTCACACGCAGAACTGAAAGTGAAACACAAAGAATCGTACGTGAAACCGAGCCGATATGGCAGCAGCGCCTACCAGCAATCGGTTGCCGACACGAGTCAACACCACGCCGATTACGCGTCGGATGTCGATTATACGCCTACGATAGCGATCCGTATTACTATGGTGATAAGCCTAATTGTGACGAAG AAGAGCAAGGCCAGCATCATTTTAGGCTCGATTGGATTAGCTCTAAGCAAATTAggattaatttcattttcttcaattgCTACTTCGACCGACACGACCACCACATCTACCACGTCGACCACATCGACGACGACGCCATCGACCACGACCCCAACGACGACCACACCAACGACGACGACAccaacgacgacgacaactACATCTACGACGACGACCACAACGACTACGACGACGACCACAACGACAATGATGCCAA TGACGTGTGCAACTCAAGTATCAGATGCCACGGGATCGTATAAAACGATTCGAACTCCAGGCACTCAGGTGGAACAGTGTCTCTCCATCACCGTAGCTACGGGCAGCCGAATTCAAATGACCTGCACTTCCATCAACGTCTCCACTGGCACTTACGTCACC ATCTTGGATCAATCCGGTACGAGCATCGTTGCGAATCCACCCATCTTAAACACAGCGTACACCACAGCGGACAACACGTTGATTATCAAATCGCTCGCCAGCAGTGCCAACGCCGATCAGCTGTGCTGCGATTGGGTTACAGTTTGA
- the LOC123475579 gene encoding leucine-rich repeat-containing protein AAC1-like, with protein sequence MGDNSNSKRLVILFSICLVLLPSLLVSSLWMAKKRRPNHSNEVTNDVATKPDEYYYRDPRPQVVYLDHIVNKFRQDSNDKSSRYGSSYANLQVIDDTSVANNDYTSDADYHNDVDPHHYDEKPNCNEGAMLLLVMSLFIRTDKKKKKKVWNNLSKKKKASIILGSIGFAFGKLGLISFSSLVVTEETTTTSTTSTTTPTTTTSTTSTTSTTTPTTTTDTTTTTSTTSTTTTTTTTTTMMPMTCSTTMNTATGSYKTIRTPGTQVEQCLSVTVALGSNIRITCTSINVSTGTYVTFLDLLGTNILANPPILNTAYTTADNTLIIKSLASSANADQLCCDWVTV encoded by the exons ATGGGGGACAATTCCAATTCAAAACGCCTCGTTATTCTTTTCTCCATTTGCTTG GTTTTACTTCCCAGTCTACTCGTCTCTTCCTTGTGGATGGCTAAAAAACGACGCCCAAATCACAGCAATGAAGTGACCAACGACGTTGCTACCAAGCCGGACGAGTATTACTACAGAGATCCTCGTCCTCAGGTCGTTTACCTCGACCACATTGTCAACAAATTTCGTCAAGATTCGAACGACAAGTCAAGCCGCTACGGAAGTTCGTACGCTAATTTGCAAGTGATTGACGACACATCAGTAGCCAATAATGATTACACATCGGACGCTGATTACCATAACGATGTTGATCCGCATCATTATGACGAGAAACCCAACTGCAACGAAGGTGCGATgctcctttt AGTGATGTCATTGTTCATTCGTAcagacaaaaagaagaagaaaaaagtgtGGAACAACCtgtcaaagaagaagaaagcgaGCATCATTTTAGGGTCGATCGGCTTTGCTTTCGGTAAATTAggtttaatttctttttcttcgcttGTGGTAACGGAGGAAACGACAACAACATCAACGACATCGACTACAACACCAACAACGACAACATCTACAACTTCAACAACATCGACGACAACtccgacgacgacgacggacACGACAACCACGACATCGACGACGTCTACGACAACAACGACCACAACAACCACAACAATGATGCCGA TGACGTGCTCGACTACGATGAACACTGCTACTGGATCGTACAAAACGATTCGAACTCCGGGCACCCAGGTGGAACAGTGTCTCTCCGTCACCGTAGCTTTGGGTAGCAACATCCGAATTACCTGCACTTCCATCAACGTTTCAACTGGCACATACGTCACG tttttggATCTGCTCGGGACGAATATACTGGCCAATCCACCCATCTTAAACACAGCATACACCACAGCGGACAACACGTTGATTATCAAATCGCTCGCCAGCAGTGCCAACGCCGATCAGCTGTGCTGCGATTGGGTTACAGTTTAA
- the LOC123466390 gene encoding uncharacterized protein LOC123466390 isoform X2: protein MIACLLVLAVATQAQYFGNYGKGLGGYSAYYGGYYPYTGVVRAAAILAAYPAAYGYPSFSASQYHAQDELGQARFGYAHPGQAATNIQDAFGNQVGSYAYFNPEGKEVRVSYTADSRGFRVLSNDLPVAPVSNLVAPVQVQDTPEVARAKVEHAAAVTAAKSGVVPAAPVAAAVALPAPVKDTPEVAAAKAQFAIKYAEAKAAATPAAPVRAKRQILSYGAAPFAYSYPGYNYPGYTAAPFAYKYAAPAAVAAPAVPVRDATLTKTVLIPGHAVAYRVD, encoded by the exons ATG ATTGCTTGCCTGTTGGTGTTGGCTGTTGCCACCCAAGCTCAATACTTTGGCAACTACGGAAAAGGTCTCGGTGGATATAGCGCATACTACGGAGGATACTACCCCTACACCGGTGTTGTTCGCGCTGCTGCCATCCTCGCTGCCTACCCCGCTGCTTATGGTTACCCATCTTTCTCCGCCAGCCAGTACCACGCACAGGATGAGCTCGGCCAGGCCCGTTTCGGCTATGCCCACCCAGGACAGGCCGCTACCAACATTCAAGATGCTTTCGGCAACCAAGTCGGAAGCTACGCTTACTTCAACCCAGAGGGTAAAGAGGTCCGCGTTTCTTACACCGCCGATTCCCGAGGCTTCCGCGTCCTCTCAAACGACCTGCCCGTTGCCCCAGTCTCCAACTTGGTAGCCCCCGTTCAGGTCCAGGACACCCCCGAAGTTGCCCGAGCCAAGGTTGAACATGCTGCCGCTGTTACTGCCGCCAAGTCTGGAGTCGTCCCTGCTGCCCCCGTTGCTGCCGCTGTTGCCCTTCCAGCTCCAGTTAAGGACACACCCGAGGTAGCCGCTGCCAAGGCGCAATTCGCCATTAAATACGCCGAGGCCAAAGCTGCCGCTACTCCGGCTGCTCCAGTCCGCGCTAAACGCCAGATCCTGAGCTACGGTGCCGCTCCATTCGCTTACAGCTACCCCGGTTACAACTACCCCGGCTACACCGCTGCTCCTTTCGCTTACAAATACGCCGCTCCCGCTGCAGTGGCTGCTCCCGCAGTGCCCGTCCGTGATGCCACTCTGACCAAGACCGTCCTCATCCCCGGACATGCAGTTGCTTACCGCGTCGATTAA
- the LOC123475314 gene encoding myotubularin-related protein DDB_G0290005-like encodes MTQSQEELSNDIAIHPDDYYDSHLHHQILFLNYFINKFRQDSSHRSRELYAKSSRFGSPYSNEDVSDDATSKNDYPAASNADYSNDVGPHHVNEKPNCEEGEKKKKKNAWNYLSKKKRASIILGTIGFAFVKLGFISFPSLVVLEDTTTTSTTSTTSTTTPTTTTTPTTTTTPTTTTSTTTTTSTTTPTTTTSTTTTTTTTTTMMPSIKDLWTLTRNKDDRLSQSSSHFQRVSF; translated from the exons ATGACTCAAAGTCAAGAAGAACTGTCAAACGACATTGCCATTCATCCAGACGACTATTACGACAGTCATCTGCACCATCAGATCCTATTCCTGAACTACTTTATCAACAAATTTCGCCAAGATTCGAGTCACAGATCTAGAGAGTTGTACGCAAAATCGAGCCGCTTCGGAAGCCCGTACTCTAATGAAGATGTCAGTGATGACGCAACATCCAAAAACGATTATCCAGCAGCATCAAACGCTGATTACTCTAACGATGTTGGCCCGCACCATGTCAACGAGAAACCCAATTGCGAAGAAG gtgagaaaaagaaaaaaaagaatgcctGGAATTACCTGtcgaagaaaaagagagcCAGCATTATTTTAGGGACGATCGGTTTTGCTTTCGTCAAATTGGGTTTCATTTCGTTCCCGTCGCTGGTCGTCTTGGAAGACACGACAACAACATCGACGACGTCAACGACATCGACTACAACACCCACAACGACCACAACGCCAACAACGACTACAACGCCCACAACCACCACGTCTACCACTACAACAACATCGACAACAACtccgacgacgacgacgtctacgacaacaacgacaacaacgacaacaacGATGATGCcaagtataaaagacttgtgGACTCTGACAAGAAACAAAGACGATAGACTTTCGCAGAGCTCATCACATTTTCAAAGAGTTTCCTTTTAA